A genomic stretch from Halopiger aswanensis includes:
- a CDS encoding PLDc N-terminal domain-containing protein — translation MPSIIVAAGVGVFAFMIFAVLMLVYLGMVVWTFSDAQQNSTHPAFLWAIVVFFAPLLGLVLYVLLGRDATGPRSGPGRGY, via the coding sequence ATGCCCTCCATCATCGTCGCAGCAGGAGTCGGTGTGTTCGCATTCATGATCTTCGCCGTTCTGATGCTCGTGTACCTCGGGATGGTCGTGTGGACGTTCTCGGATGCACAGCAGAACAGCACCCACCCGGCGTTTCTCTGGGCGATCGTCGTCTTCTTCGCGCCGCTGCTGGGTCTCGTGCTGTACGTGCTCCTCGGTCGCGACGCGACCGGTCCCAGGTCCGGTCCGGGTCGCGGGTACTGA
- the thpR gene encoding RNA 2',3'-cyclic phosphodiesterase, protein MRLFVSVDLPDELAEPVADLQAEFADAGGLNFTDPEQAHLTLKFLGDVDESRLSDIEDELEAAVEDAGVDPFEARFGGLGVFPSLEYISVVWFGTETGGEELTRLHEAIEERTTAMGFDPEEHDFTPHVTLARMEHAGGKDLVQELVQERDPTIGEMRVDEVRLTESTLTSDGPVYSTVESFPLE, encoded by the coding sequence ATGCGACTGTTCGTCAGCGTCGACCTCCCAGACGAACTCGCGGAACCGGTGGCCGACCTGCAAGCGGAGTTCGCCGACGCCGGCGGGCTGAACTTCACCGATCCCGAGCAGGCCCATCTCACGCTGAAGTTCCTCGGCGATGTCGACGAGAGTCGCCTGTCGGATATCGAGGACGAACTCGAGGCCGCGGTCGAAGATGCGGGCGTCGACCCCTTCGAGGCCCGCTTCGGCGGCCTGGGCGTGTTCCCCAGCCTCGAGTACATCAGCGTCGTCTGGTTCGGGACCGAGACGGGCGGCGAGGAACTCACGCGGCTCCACGAGGCCATCGAAGAGCGGACGACGGCGATGGGGTTCGACCCGGAGGAGCACGACTTTACGCCCCACGTCACGCTCGCGCGGATGGAACACGCCGGCGGGAAGGACCTGGTGCAGGAACTCGTACAGGAGCGCGACCCGACCATCGGCGAGATGCGCGTCGACGAGGTGCGACTGACCGAGAGCACGCTAACCAGCGACGGGCCGGTCTACTCCACGGTCGAATCGTTCCCGCTCGAATAA
- a CDS encoding tetratricopeptide repeat protein, giving the protein MTDREADDDDRHEFSEGAGFDDPYDEFDLDPPELDVDPSRVDPVDSRVVADMLDEENIGSDEVDAQELLDVGLNYMQINRYEQATEAFERTAHFAEDDHVEQEAWVNKGVAHAELEEWDEAIGAHREALRIDDSSEHAATAETNLAYALWEFGETAQALEHAERAVEIDERFAEGWFNRAFFLSERGLSEEALHCIDNAIRLGMRNSQVLEEKAHILEELGEYDEAEEIAEEANEMRERAEQRVMEEREEMFGEAPGGAGAGRPSEFQRGEPEDVTITDPGRASDRDDEDWQLE; this is encoded by the coding sequence ATGACTGACCGCGAGGCCGACGACGACGATCGGCACGAGTTCTCCGAAGGGGCGGGATTCGACGACCCCTACGACGAGTTCGATCTCGACCCGCCGGAACTGGACGTCGACCCTTCGAGGGTCGACCCCGTCGACTCACGCGTCGTCGCCGACATGCTCGACGAGGAAAACATCGGGAGCGACGAGGTCGACGCTCAGGAACTGCTCGACGTCGGCCTGAACTACATGCAGATCAACCGCTACGAGCAGGCCACCGAGGCCTTCGAGCGGACCGCTCACTTCGCCGAGGACGACCACGTCGAGCAGGAGGCCTGGGTGAACAAGGGCGTCGCCCACGCCGAACTCGAGGAGTGGGACGAGGCCATCGGCGCCCACCGCGAGGCCCTGCGGATCGACGACTCGAGCGAGCACGCCGCGACCGCGGAGACGAACCTCGCGTACGCGCTCTGGGAGTTCGGCGAGACCGCCCAGGCCCTAGAGCACGCCGAACGCGCCGTCGAGATCGACGAGCGCTTCGCCGAGGGCTGGTTCAACCGCGCCTTCTTCCTCTCGGAGCGCGGGCTGTCCGAGGAGGCCCTGCACTGTATCGACAACGCGATTCGGCTGGGGATGCGCAACTCGCAGGTGCTCGAGGAGAAGGCCCACATTCTCGAGGAACTGGGCGAGTACGACGAGGCCGAGGAGATCGCCGAGGAGGCAAACGAGATGCGCGAGCGGGCCGAACAGCGCGTCATGGAGGAGCGCGAGGAGATGTTCGGCGAGGCGCCGGGCGGTGCCGGCGCGGGCCGACCGTCCGAGTTCCAGCGGGGTGAGCCCGAGGACGTGACCATCACCGATCCCGGCCGGGCCTCCGACCGCGACGACGAGGACTGGCAGTTGGAGTAA
- a CDS encoding DUF424 domain-containing protein, with product MIVNERQTEEGLLVAVCDSDVLGETFETDAVSLTVTEEFYGGDEVDESAAVDSLARADIANIVGTRAVELAIEEGFIDEANVLEVGETRHAQLLRMY from the coding sequence ATGATCGTCAACGAACGACAGACCGAAGAGGGGCTGCTGGTCGCCGTCTGCGACAGCGACGTGCTCGGCGAGACGTTCGAAACTGACGCCGTCTCGCTGACGGTCACCGAGGAGTTCTACGGCGGCGACGAGGTCGACGAGAGCGCCGCGGTCGACAGCCTCGCGCGGGCCGACATCGCCAACATCGTCGGCACCCGCGCGGTCGAACTCGCGATCGAAGAGGGGTTCATCGACGAGGCGAACGTCCTCGAGGTCGGCGAGACCCGTCACGCGCAGTTGTTGCGGATGTACTGA
- a CDS encoding ABC transporter permease produces MTSHIGTVARKEFDDAGRSKLLWALIGLLVGIVVVGYAAIWYTADDVTAAEMLSFLGFPLQTIVPIAALIAGYMAVVGERRSGSIKLLLGLPPNRTDIVFGKLLGRMAVVGAAVGLAFVVALVLSAVLFGGVPIVDWLGFAAVTLLFGVAFAGLAVGVSAAVATRGKSMALVVGIYMLLVALWELVTAGPYYLIYGEGPPVEAETWYLLLEQFNPMSAYTTLASTIVDGDVPSFTFQYGLESFEASQLTPAERYAGAGDAPFFLQDWFGVVVLLCWLVVPVAIGYYRFQKADL; encoded by the coding sequence ATGACCTCCCACATCGGCACCGTCGCGCGAAAGGAGTTCGACGACGCCGGCCGGTCGAAGTTGCTCTGGGCGCTGATCGGATTGCTCGTCGGTATCGTGGTCGTCGGCTACGCGGCGATCTGGTACACGGCCGACGACGTGACCGCGGCCGAGATGCTGAGCTTCCTCGGATTTCCGCTACAGACGATCGTCCCGATCGCCGCGCTCATCGCCGGCTACATGGCGGTCGTCGGCGAGCGCCGGTCGGGCAGCATCAAACTCCTGCTCGGCCTGCCGCCGAATCGGACGGACATCGTCTTCGGCAAACTGCTCGGGCGGATGGCCGTCGTCGGCGCAGCCGTCGGCCTCGCGTTCGTCGTTGCGCTCGTCCTGAGCGCCGTCCTCTTCGGCGGCGTGCCGATCGTCGACTGGCTCGGCTTCGCCGCGGTCACGCTGCTGTTCGGCGTCGCCTTCGCCGGGCTAGCCGTCGGCGTCTCCGCCGCCGTTGCTACCCGGGGCAAGTCGATGGCGCTCGTCGTCGGGATCTACATGCTCCTCGTCGCGCTGTGGGAACTCGTTACGGCGGGCCCGTACTACCTCATCTACGGCGAGGGGCCGCCCGTCGAAGCCGAAACCTGGTACCTCCTCCTCGAGCAGTTCAACCCGATGTCCGCCTACACGACGCTGGCGAGTACGATCGTCGACGGTGACGTTCCGTCCTTCACCTTCCAGTACGGCCTCGAGAGCTTCGAGGCGTCGCAGTTGACGCCGGCCGAGCGGTACGCCGGCGCCGGCGACGCGCCGTTCTTCCTGCAGGACTGGTTCGGCGTCGTCGTCCTGCTGTGCTGGCTGGTCGTGCCCGTCGCGATCGGCTACTACCGGTTTCAGAAGGCGGATCTCTAA
- a CDS encoding ABC transporter ATP-binding protein yields the protein MAAIDTTALTKEYGDLTAVDGLDLTVRDGEVFGFLGPNGAGKSTTINMLLDFTRPTAGSATVLGYDAQAEADRISPRIGIIPEGFDIYPRLDGRRHVEFAIETKEADDDPDEILDRVGLEPEARDRAAGGYSTGMRQRLAMGMALVGDPDLLIMDEPSSGLDPHGIRELQDLVRAEAERGTTVFFSSHILEHVEAVCDRVGVLNDGELVAVDTIDGLRESIGGESTVELALADPAAADDLAPVAASIDGVTDVAASGRTLECTVVDPAAKAIVVTELVDAGATVRDLRIRDVSLESLFASLTGAAGATSAAAAPEADAGDPTAAGSGVAE from the coding sequence ATGGCTGCGATCGACACGACAGCGCTCACGAAGGAGTACGGCGACCTCACCGCCGTCGACGGACTGGATCTCACGGTTCGGGACGGGGAGGTGTTCGGCTTCCTCGGCCCGAACGGGGCCGGGAAGTCGACCACGATCAACATGCTGCTCGATTTCACCCGGCCGACGGCGGGATCGGCGACCGTGCTGGGCTACGACGCCCAGGCCGAGGCCGACCGGATTAGCCCCCGAATCGGGATTATACCCGAGGGGTTCGACATCTACCCGCGACTCGACGGCCGCCGCCACGTCGAGTTCGCCATCGAGACCAAGGAGGCCGACGACGACCCCGACGAGATCCTCGATCGCGTCGGTCTCGAGCCCGAAGCCCGGGACCGAGCGGCCGGCGGCTACTCGACGGGGATGCGCCAGCGCCTCGCGATGGGAATGGCGCTGGTCGGCGACCCCGACCTGCTGATCATGGACGAACCCTCGAGCGGCCTCGATCCCCACGGCATCCGCGAACTGCAGGACCTCGTTCGCGCGGAGGCCGAACGGGGAACGACCGTCTTCTTCTCGAGTCACATCTTAGAGCACGTCGAGGCCGTCTGCGACCGCGTCGGGGTGCTGAACGACGGCGAACTCGTCGCCGTCGACACGATCGACGGCCTGCGCGAGTCGATCGGCGGCGAGTCGACGGTCGAACTGGCGCTGGCTGACCCCGCGGCCGCGGACGACCTCGCCCCCGTCGCCGCGTCGATCGACGGCGTGACCGACGTCGCCGCCTCCGGGCGGACGCTCGAGTGTACGGTCGTCGATCCGGCGGCGAAGGCGATCGTCGTCACCGAACTCGTCGATGCAGGTGCGACGGTTCGAGACCTTCGGATTCGGGACGTCTCGCTCGAGTCGCTGTTCGCGAGTCTGACCGGCGCCGCGGGCGCCACGTCCGCGGCCGCGGCCCCGGAAGCCGACGCCGGGGATCCGACGGCCGCGGGCTCGGGGGTGGCGGAATGA
- a CDS encoding aminotransferase class V-fold PLP-dependent enzyme yields the protein MSQQNLESLDVGAIREQFPILQREFDGQQVVYLDNAATTQTPDQVVDAMSDYYRQTNANVHRGIHHLSQEASIAYEEAHDRVADFINADGREEVIFTKNTTEGENLIAYSWGLNELEPGDEVVLTEMEHHASLVTWQQIGERTGADVKYIQVDETGRLDMDHARELITDDTAIVSAVHVSNTLGTVNPVSELTDLAHEHGALSFIDGAQAVPNRPVDVKEIDADFYAFSGHKMAGPTGIGVLYGKQDLLEAMEPYLYGGGMIRKVTFEDSTWGDLPWKFEPGTPPIAEAVGLHEAVDWLEEIGMERIQAHEEEIAAYAYEQLAAEEDVEIYGPEPGPDRGGLVSFNLEGVHAHDLASIMNDHTVAVRAGDHCTQPLHDKLGVPASTRASFYVYNTREEVDKLVDALEDARELFA from the coding sequence ATGAGTCAACAGAACCTCGAGTCGCTCGACGTCGGGGCTATCCGCGAGCAGTTTCCGATTCTGCAGCGCGAGTTCGACGGCCAGCAGGTCGTCTACCTCGACAACGCGGCGACGACCCAGACTCCCGATCAGGTCGTCGACGCGATGAGCGACTACTACCGCCAGACGAACGCCAACGTCCACCGGGGAATCCACCACCTCAGCCAGGAGGCCTCGATCGCCTACGAGGAGGCCCACGACCGCGTCGCGGACTTTATCAACGCCGACGGCCGCGAGGAGGTCATCTTCACGAAGAACACGACCGAGGGCGAGAACCTGATCGCGTACTCGTGGGGGCTGAACGAACTCGAGCCCGGCGACGAGGTCGTCCTCACGGAGATGGAACACCACGCCTCGCTCGTGACGTGGCAGCAGATCGGCGAGCGGACCGGCGCCGACGTCAAGTACATTCAGGTCGACGAGACCGGGCGCCTCGACATGGACCACGCCCGCGAGCTGATCACGGACGACACCGCCATCGTCTCGGCGGTCCACGTCTCGAACACGCTCGGGACCGTCAACCCCGTCTCGGAACTCACCGACCTCGCCCACGAGCACGGCGCCCTCTCGTTCATCGACGGCGCCCAGGCCGTCCCCAACCGTCCGGTCGACGTCAAGGAGATCGACGCCGACTTCTACGCCTTCTCCGGGCACAAGATGGCCGGCCCCACCGGTATCGGCGTCCTCTACGGGAAACAGGACCTGCTCGAGGCGATGGAGCCCTACCTCTACGGCGGCGGGATGATCCGGAAGGTCACCTTCGAGGACTCCACGTGGGGCGACCTGCCCTGGAAGTTCGAACCCGGCACGCCCCCCATCGCGGAAGCCGTCGGCCTCCACGAGGCGGTCGACTGGCTCGAGGAGATCGGCATGGAGCGCATTCAGGCCCACGAGGAGGAGATCGCGGCCTACGCCTACGAGCAACTCGCGGCCGAGGAGGACGTCGAGATCTACGGGCCCGAACCGGGACCCGACCGCGGCGGCCTCGTGAGCTTCAACCTCGAGGGCGTCCACGCCCACGACCTCGCCTCGATCATGAACGACCACACGGTTGCGGTCCGCGCGGGCGATCACTGTACCCAGCCGCTGCACGACAAACTCGGCGTTCCGGCCTCGACGCGTGCGTCGTTCTACGTCTATAACACGCGCGAGGAAGTCGACAAGCTCGTCGACGCGCTCGAGGACGCGCGGGAACTGTTCGCCTAA
- a CDS encoding HD domain-containing protein, translated as MTTLEAVRDRARTYFEDAPPAHDWHHVRRVGALAETLIDRHPDGDAVDERVVTLAVFLHDIGREREDRGEIDDHATWGAREAGDILADVGVDAETAERVQHCVRTHRYSNALEPEMLEAKLVSDADNLDALGAVGLARVFAHGGAVGSPIHARRASNGADERAADVEPAEAQYDHIHEKILDLPARMYTDPGRELAADRAAFVREYVQRFDAEVAGEQ; from the coding sequence ATGACGACGCTCGAGGCAGTTCGCGACCGCGCCCGGACGTACTTCGAGGATGCACCGCCGGCCCACGACTGGCACCACGTTCGGCGGGTCGGGGCGCTCGCCGAGACGTTGATCGATCGCCACCCCGACGGGGACGCCGTCGACGAGCGCGTCGTTACCCTCGCCGTCTTCCTCCACGATATCGGCCGGGAGCGCGAGGACCGCGGCGAGATCGACGACCACGCGACCTGGGGTGCGAGGGAGGCCGGCGACATCCTCGCGGACGTCGGCGTCGACGCGGAGACCGCCGAACGCGTCCAGCACTGCGTTCGCACCCACCGGTACTCGAACGCCCTCGAACCCGAGATGCTCGAGGCGAAACTCGTCTCGGACGCGGACAACTTAGACGCGCTCGGCGCGGTCGGGCTCGCTCGCGTGTTCGCCCACGGCGGTGCGGTCGGCTCGCCGATTCACGCCAGGCGCGCCAGTAATGGTGCTGACGAACGGGCCGCCGACGTAGAGCCGGCGGAGGCGCAGTACGACCACATTCACGAGAAGATCCTCGACCTTCCGGCGCGGATGTACACCGACCCCGGTCGGGAGCTCGCTGCGGACCGCGCAGCGTTCGTCCGCGAGTACGTACAGCGGTTCGACGCCGAAGTGGCGGGCGAGCAGTAG
- a CDS encoding heme NO-binding domain-containing protein: MHGIILKGLKDFVTEEYDEETWTALHEAAGLRTRLYVPVTEYPDEIVLELVDAATDLTGLEEEALLAAFGRFLVPHLLSTYGVHVDREWTGLELIANVETYIHEALRAKQTGEFTPPELRTRRVDDRRVALAYESDRGLCALARGLLEGIADYYDEPLHIEQRRCMHEGADCCVFVVTRRRADGA; encoded by the coding sequence GTGCACGGAATCATCTTAAAGGGGCTCAAGGATTTCGTCACCGAAGAGTACGACGAGGAGACCTGGACGGCACTCCACGAGGCCGCTGGGTTGCGAACGCGGCTGTACGTCCCCGTTACGGAGTACCCCGACGAGATCGTCCTCGAGTTGGTCGACGCGGCGACCGACCTGACCGGCCTCGAGGAGGAGGCGCTGCTGGCCGCGTTCGGTCGCTTCCTCGTGCCACACCTGCTCTCGACGTACGGCGTGCACGTCGACCGCGAGTGGACCGGCCTCGAGTTGATCGCCAACGTCGAAACGTACATCCACGAGGCGTTGCGCGCGAAGCAAACCGGCGAGTTCACGCCGCCGGAACTGCGAACGCGCCGCGTCGACGACCGCCGGGTCGCGCTCGCCTACGAGTCCGATCGCGGCCTCTGTGCGCTCGCCCGGGGGCTCCTCGAGGGGATCGCGGACTACTACGACGAACCGCTGCACATCGAACAGCGCCGCTGTATGCACGAGGGGGCGGACTGCTGTGTCTTCGTAGTGACGCGCCGACGAGCGGACGGCGCTTAG
- a CDS encoding iron-sulfur cluster assembly scaffold protein, whose amino-acid sequence MGLGSDMYRQQILDHYKNPRNYGELEDPTFTHVGENPMCGDEIRMDVKLDGTVDDDDATIERVAFSGDGCAISQASASMLSKELQGMTLGELLEMDRDDIIDMLGVDISPMRVKCAVLAEKVAQDGAEIERGELEVDKTTTED is encoded by the coding sequence ATGGGACTGGGCTCCGATATGTACCGACAGCAGATCCTCGATCACTACAAGAACCCCCGCAACTACGGGGAACTCGAGGATCCCACGTTTACCCACGTCGGCGAGAACCCGATGTGTGGCGACGAGATTCGGATGGACGTCAAACTCGACGGCACCGTCGACGACGACGACGCGACCATCGAGCGGGTCGCGTTCTCCGGCGACGGCTGCGCGATCAGCCAGGCCTCCGCGAGCATGCTCTCGAAGGAACTCCAGGGGATGACCCTCGGCGAACTCCTCGAGATGGACCGCGACGACATCATCGACATGCTCGGCGTCGACATCTCCCCGATGCGCGTCAAGTGCGCGGTGCTGGCCGAGAAGGTCGCACAGGACGGCGCCGAGATCGAGCGCGGCGAACTCGAGGTCGACAAGACGACGACCGAAGACTAA
- the radA gene encoding DNA repair and recombination protein RadA, giving the protein MPDADLETLPGVGPATAEKLQDAGFDSFQSLAVASPSELSNTADVGESTAADIVNAARDAADVGGFETGSTVLERRNKIGKLSWHIDEVDDLLGGGIETQSITEVYGEFGSGKSQVTHQMAVNVQLPKEVGGLHGSAMFIDSEDTFRPERIDDMVRGLPDDVIEATLEDREIEGSADDEEALDELVDAILEKIHVAKAFNSNHQMLLAEKAQELASEYEDSEYPIRLLAVDSLTAHFRAEYVGRGELADRQQKLNKHLHDLDKVGNLYNTAVIVTNQVASNPDSFFGDPTQPIGGNILGHKSTFRIYLRKSKGDKRIVRLVDAPNLADGEAVMRVEDGGLKPE; this is encoded by the coding sequence ATGCCCGACGCAGACCTCGAGACGCTCCCCGGCGTTGGACCGGCAACCGCAGAGAAACTCCAGGATGCAGGCTTCGACTCCTTCCAGAGTCTCGCCGTCGCTTCCCCCTCCGAACTGTCGAACACGGCCGACGTCGGCGAATCCACCGCCGCGGACATCGTCAACGCCGCCCGCGACGCCGCCGACGTCGGCGGCTTCGAGACCGGCTCGACCGTCCTCGAGCGACGGAACAAGATCGGCAAACTGAGCTGGCATATCGACGAGGTCGACGACCTGCTCGGCGGCGGGATCGAGACCCAGTCGATCACCGAAGTCTACGGTGAGTTCGGCTCCGGGAAGTCCCAGGTTACCCACCAGATGGCCGTCAACGTCCAGCTTCCCAAGGAAGTCGGCGGCCTCCACGGCAGCGCGATGTTCATCGACAGCGAGGACACGTTCCGCCCCGAGCGGATCGACGACATGGTTCGGGGCCTCCCGGACGACGTCATCGAGGCCACCCTCGAGGACCGCGAGATCGAAGGCTCGGCCGACGACGAAGAAGCGCTCGACGAACTCGTCGACGCCATCCTCGAGAAGATCCACGTCGCGAAGGCGTTCAACTCCAACCACCAGATGCTGCTGGCCGAGAAGGCCCAGGAACTCGCAAGCGAGTACGAGGACTCGGAGTATCCGATCCGCCTGCTCGCGGTCGACTCCCTGACGGCTCACTTCCGCGCCGAGTACGTCGGTCGTGGCGAACTCGCGGACCGACAGCAGAAGCTCAACAAGCACCTGCACGACCTCGACAAGGTCGGCAACCTCTACAACACCGCCGTCATCGTCACGAACCAGGTCGCGTCGAACCCCGACTCGTTCTTCGGCGACCCGACTCAGCCGATCGGTGGTAACATCCTCGGCCACAAGTCCACCTTCCGTATCTACCTCCGGAAGTCGAAAGGCGACAAGCGGATCGTCCGGCTGGTCGACGCGCCGAACCTCGCCGACGGCGAGGCCGTCATGCGCGTCGAGGACGGCGGTCTGAAGCCCGAGTAA
- a CDS encoding outer membrane protein assembly factor BamB family protein, with translation MTEWNQFKGDPQNGGLRRDLEGPVRLEEAWSVDLAAPVGPPVLDHETVYAGTERGALTAVDRETGRQRWTVETQVATDEAPVATRDRVAFTSADGTVRAVDRATGDPVWRTELQGTEPTAIALSGGGDRLYVGHAAGVTALVAETGEPAWTHETKTRVVGCPAIADDRAWAGPRVYVATAGEAVICLEAESGEEAWTTPADGPAVAGPTVADDLVYVADESGTLLAMDADSGQPWFSYEIDDPFASSPTVLPDAETTFVGAADGYLHVTDTTFGRRKLRGWLFSKQGVPLDGPVRASPVVIGDVVCVADETGSVYGLDVADDCSHLWHRTLEGGVSHAPAVGRERLYVGDDDGTLTCLTWTPGEPRP, from the coding sequence GTGACCGAGTGGAATCAGTTCAAGGGAGATCCGCAAAACGGCGGTCTTCGACGCGATCTCGAGGGACCAGTCCGACTCGAGGAGGCGTGGTCTGTCGACCTCGCCGCGCCGGTCGGGCCGCCGGTGCTGGATCACGAGACGGTCTATGCGGGCACCGAGCGCGGCGCGCTCACCGCGGTCGACCGCGAGACTGGCCGGCAACGCTGGACTGTCGAAACACAGGTTGCAACCGACGAAGCGCCAGTTGCGACGCGCGACCGGGTGGCGTTCACCAGCGCGGACGGTACCGTCCGCGCGGTCGATCGCGCGACCGGCGATCCGGTGTGGCGAACGGAACTGCAAGGCACGGAGCCGACCGCGATCGCGCTATCCGGGGGCGGTGACCGGCTCTACGTTGGGCACGCGGCCGGCGTCACCGCGCTCGTCGCCGAGACGGGAGAACCCGCCTGGACTCACGAGACCAAAACGCGAGTCGTCGGCTGTCCGGCCATCGCCGACGACCGAGCGTGGGCCGGTCCGCGCGTGTACGTCGCCACTGCGGGCGAGGCCGTGATCTGTCTCGAGGCCGAGTCCGGCGAGGAAGCCTGGACGACGCCCGCGGACGGACCCGCAGTCGCGGGGCCGACGGTCGCGGACGACCTCGTCTACGTCGCCGACGAGTCCGGCACGCTCCTCGCGATGGACGCCGACTCGGGCCAGCCGTGGTTCTCCTACGAGATCGACGACCCGTTCGCGTCGTCGCCGACGGTGCTGCCCGACGCGGAGACGACGTTCGTCGGGGCCGCCGACGGCTACCTCCACGTCACCGACACGACCTTCGGCCGGCGCAAGCTTCGCGGCTGGCTCTTCTCGAAGCAAGGCGTCCCGCTGGACGGGCCGGTTCGGGCGAGCCCCGTAGTCATCGGCGACGTCGTCTGCGTCGCCGACGAGACCGGCTCAGTCTACGGACTCGACGTCGCCGACGACTGTTCGCACCTCTGGCACCGCACGCTCGAGGGCGGGGTCTCGCACGCGCCTGCAGTCGGCCGTGAGCGGCTGTACGTCGGCGATGACGACGGAACCCTTACCTGCCTGACGTGGACCCCCGGCGAGCCGCGGCCCTGA
- the pspAB gene encoding PspA-associated protein PspAB gives MGLLDGLRAALGLRAETDARRDADPDDLFGMSTAYLTMEADLGYESLDIGALCFSGVDSHSFSETVDEVVAILEAGQEETGTEFSVSKDDHGYHWVILEDDDPEDLITSMHFAADTFIERGYGSRLLAAVFGYEDRNGDPAYWIYSFRRGAYYPFAPRSGRERDSSAEFKLESALDGELEIEREKEYWYPLWPSERGTHPWE, from the coding sequence ATGGGACTGCTGGACGGACTCCGCGCCGCCCTCGGGTTGCGCGCCGAAACCGACGCTCGGCGCGACGCCGACCCCGACGACCTGTTCGGGATGAGCACCGCCTACCTGACGATGGAAGCGGACTTGGGGTACGAGTCGCTCGATATCGGCGCCCTCTGTTTCTCCGGCGTCGACTCGCACAGCTTCAGCGAAACCGTCGACGAGGTCGTCGCCATCCTCGAGGCCGGCCAGGAGGAGACCGGCACCGAGTTCTCGGTCTCGAAGGACGACCACGGCTACCACTGGGTGATCCTCGAGGACGACGATCCCGAGGACCTCATTACGAGCATGCACTTCGCCGCGGACACGTTCATCGAGCGCGGCTACGGCTCGCGGCTGCTGGCGGCCGTCTTCGGCTACGAAGACCGCAACGGCGACCCCGCCTACTGGATCTACTCGTTCCGCCGCGGCGCCTACTACCCCTTCGCGCCCCGGTCCGGTCGCGAGCGGGACTCGAGCGCGGAGTTCAAACTCGAGTCGGCGCTGGACGGCGAACTCGAGATCGAACGCGAGAAGGAGTACTGGTATCCCCTCTGGCCCAGCGAGCGGGGGACCCATCCCTGGGAGTAG
- a CDS encoding SWIM zinc finger family protein, with the protein MKTTASPKAPLPVPTPDHLEERSLRARIEPMSVLALGDGLYEVESGSESTYLVDLGAGRCTCPDHVFRDARCKHIRRVAIEITEGRTPPPGEIAVECHDCGETLFVDEDATEPCYCDDHELRPGDTARDRETGDRLTVVDVSDYRADAVEIGTTGDTVAEYATNADYEPDVPVVGAVYPHASVKPNGVVPSSLKVYVFPRTRLEKVTAD; encoded by the coding sequence ATGAAAACAACAGCATCACCGAAAGCACCGCTTCCCGTTCCGACTCCCGACCACTTAGAGGAGCGCTCGCTGCGCGCCCGGATCGAACCGATGTCCGTGCTCGCGCTGGGCGACGGCCTTTACGAGGTCGAATCAGGCAGCGAGAGCACCTATCTCGTCGATCTCGGGGCGGGCCGCTGTACCTGTCCGGATCACGTCTTCCGCGACGCTCGCTGCAAGCACATCCGTCGCGTCGCGATCGAGATCACGGAGGGTCGCACCCCGCCGCCGGGTGAAATCGCCGTCGAGTGTCACGACTGCGGCGAGACGCTCTTCGTAGATGAGGACGCCACCGAACCGTGCTACTGCGACGACCACGAACTCCGGCCGGGCGATACGGCCCGCGACCGCGAAACGGGCGATCGACTCACCGTCGTCGACGTCTCCGACTACCGCGCCGACGCGGTCGAGATCGGGACGACCGGCGACACGGTCGCCGAGTACGCGACCAACGCAGACTACGAGCCCGACGTGCCCGTCGTCGGTGCGGTCTACCCCCACGCAAGCGTCAAACCCAACGGCGTCGTCCCCTCGTCGCTGAAGGTCTACGTCTTCCCGCGGACGCGCCTCGAGAAGGTCACCGCCGACTAA